GGAGCGACCGTGTAGGAATACATCCACCTCCGGCCAGAACACGAAAATATCAAAGCCGAAGTCGAAAAACTAAACCCGTCGGATGTCCGCCTAACTCAAAATCTCCGTCGGGCTGTCTAAAAATACACCCCTGCTCATCTTCCGCTGTGACGTAAAAGCGTACAACTCCGAACCTTCGTATAAGCGTACATTTCCGGCGTGTCGGATAAATCGCATACCGAATATTTCTATCCCTGTTTAAATAGGAATTTTAGGCCTTTTAGAAATGAAAGTTTTAATCGGAAAGTCTTAAAGATTTTCGGAAAGGCTACCTTCAGTCGATTTCAATCATCTTCTTTAGGGAGAAGAACTGAGTTTTGATCTTACTTTGTATGAATAATATTACGGATTATATTTCCGTTGAATTGAAAGCGTCCAGTGGACTTTGAACCATCAATAGCGAAGGGTCCGTAATCCGGGCGTAAATTTCAGTTGTGCGAACTGAAACATGTCCAAGGAGTTTTTGAATGATTTTTATCGAGGTACCCGATTCAAGCAAATGAATCGCAAATGCATGCCGAAGATCATGGATCGAAACTTCTTTTTTAACTAGAGCCTTATCTCTGGAAGATTCGAAAACTCTTTCTGCAGTCCTAACGTGAATATGCGAGCCGCTCGATTGACCTTGAAATACCCATGCGTTTTCTCCGAAACGATTTACTTTTTTTCTTAATTCCTCCTTACAGAACTTAGGCAGGATTGTGAATCTATCCTTCTTCCCTTTTCCCTGACGAACTCGAATCTGGTTCTTGGACCATTCCAGATCCGTTCCACGAATGGATACCAACTCGCTCACTCGTAATCCCGCCCCATAACACAAGGACAGTAGAAGTCTATGTTTAGCATTTACCGGACTTTTCAAAATCCTAAAAACTTCATCCTTAGTTAAGGCCTCCGGAATTTTCTTTTCGCGCTTTGGGATGGAATAGGAGAGGAGAAATTGTTTTCCGAGGACCGAGTTATAGTAAAATTTTAAAGCTTGTAGAATGGACCGGACTGTGACCGAAGAAAGTTTGCGTGAATAATGAATATCATCCAGATACCCTGTTAGATCCGAATCTTCAACGTAGCAAGGGTGTTTACCCGTCGCTCTCAAGAATGCACGATTGTATAGGAAATAAGCCTTTTCCGTTTTCCGGCTGTAATTTCTCCTCAATAATTCTGTTTTTAAAGGAAGAAGAAGAATATCCGGTTCCGCCTCCACGAACCTACCGGAGAAAAAAATAAACTCGGATAAATGCGAGTCGACTCGGGGAACCAGCCATTCGCTTGAGCTTCGATTCCATTTGGCATTCGGAAGTTTTTTAAAGAAATCAAATATTCCGGAATCGAATTGAAGCATCCGAACTCTTAGGAAAACTCTACCGTTGATCCATTCTTGAACGACCTTGACTCTTGGCGGCATGGGAGAGAAATACAAAATACCAAATATTTGTATAGTAAAATATAAAAAACACTAACTTCATAGCTTCGCCCCTCGAGTCCCAGAAGGCTCAAAAAAAACCGTAAATAGGCAATTTGGTCAAGTAGATTTGTCGAATATATGTCG
This is a stretch of genomic DNA from Leptospira fainei serovar Hurstbridge str. BUT 6. It encodes these proteins:
- a CDS encoding tyrosine-type recombinase/integrase; amino-acid sequence: MPPRVKVVQEWINGRVFLRVRMLQFDSGIFDFFKKLPNAKWNRSSSEWLVPRVDSHLSEFIFFSGRFVEAEPDILLLPLKTELLRRNYSRKTEKAYFLYNRAFLRATGKHPCYVEDSDLTGYLDDIHYSRKLSSVTVRSILQALKFYYNSVLGKQFLLSYSIPKREKKIPEALTKDEVFRILKSPVNAKHRLLLSLCYGAGLRVSELVSIRGTDLEWSKNQIRVRQGKGKKDRFTILPKFCKEELRKKVNRFGENAWVFQGQSSGSHIHVRTAERVFESSRDKALVKKEVSIHDLRHAFAIHLLESGTSIKIIQKLLGHVSVRTTEIYARITDPSLLMVQSPLDAFNSTEI